In one window of Burkholderia cenocepacia DNA:
- a CDS encoding Lrp/AsnC family transcriptional regulator, giving the protein MEAQVTLDSFSQKILRLLQLDARRSVQEISDQVGLSSTPCWRRIKDMEQSGVIQRYTALLDREKLGLHVCALAHVHLTRHNEGGVEQFEREIATCPEVTECYSTTGEADYILKIVAPDIKAYDVFLHERIFKIPAVSQVRTSVVLREIKFDTQLPL; this is encoded by the coding sequence ATGGAGGCGCAGGTGACGCTCGATTCCTTTTCGCAAAAAATCCTTCGCCTGTTGCAGCTCGACGCGCGCCGTTCCGTTCAGGAAATCTCCGACCAGGTCGGGCTGTCGAGCACGCCGTGCTGGCGCCGCATCAAGGACATGGAACAGTCGGGCGTGATCCAGCGCTACACGGCGCTGCTCGATCGCGAGAAGCTCGGCCTGCACGTCTGCGCGCTCGCGCACGTGCATCTGACGCGCCACAACGAAGGCGGCGTCGAGCAGTTCGAGCGCGAGATCGCCACCTGTCCGGAAGTCACCGAGTGCTACAGCACCACCGGCGAAGCCGATTACATCCTCAAGATCGTCGCGCCGGACATCAAGGCCTACGACGTGTTCCTGCACGAACGCATCTTCAAGATCCCGGCCGTGTCGCAAGTGCGCACGAGCGTCGTGCTGCGCGAAATCAAGTTCGACACGCAACTGCCGCTGTAA
- a CDS encoding cation diffusion facilitator family transporter, which yields MSTFSGDAQSADKHAVARKSTLVSIVLNVVLATFQIAVGVIAHSQALIADGVHSISDLISDFVVLVANRHSGASPDADHNYGHSRYETVASLFLGAILIAVGIGMLWRAGDRLVNLENIPAVHFSALIVALTVLVSKEALFRYMLREARRVRSAMLVANAWHARSDAASSLVVAIGIVGSLAGVRLLDPIAAAIVGFMVARMGWTFGYDALQDLSDRALDTADTAEIRALLAATPGVRDVHDLRTRKMGDAALVDAHILVDPKISVSEGHYIAETARARVLSDPRVLDALIHVDPENDAARRPALALPPRGELAARLEAALAQRGLRAAAINLHYLSTGLEVDVTLDSDPRDTDAALTGRLDIDTLKREFGARRISFTRTLSART from the coding sequence ATGTCCACGTTTTCCGGCGACGCGCAGAGCGCAGATAAGCACGCAGTTGCGCGCAAGAGCACGCTCGTCAGTATTGTCCTGAATGTCGTGCTTGCGACGTTTCAGATTGCCGTCGGCGTGATTGCGCATTCGCAGGCATTGATTGCCGACGGCGTGCATTCGATTTCCGATTTGATCTCGGATTTTGTCGTGCTGGTTGCGAATCGGCATAGCGGCGCATCGCCGGATGCCGACCACAATTACGGCCATAGCCGCTACGAGACGGTCGCGTCGCTGTTTCTCGGCGCGATCCTGATTGCGGTCGGTATCGGCATGCTCTGGCGTGCCGGCGACCGCCTCGTTAATCTCGAAAATATTCCGGCCGTGCATTTTTCCGCGCTGATCGTTGCGCTGACGGTGCTCGTGTCGAAGGAAGCGCTGTTTCGCTACATGCTGCGCGAAGCACGGCGCGTGCGCTCGGCGATGCTGGTCGCCAACGCGTGGCATGCGCGTTCGGATGCCGCGTCGTCGCTCGTCGTTGCGATCGGCATCGTCGGCAGCCTGGCCGGCGTGCGATTGCTCGACCCGATCGCGGCGGCCATCGTCGGCTTCATGGTCGCGCGCATGGGCTGGACGTTCGGCTATGACGCGTTGCAGGACCTCTCCGACCGTGCGCTCGATACGGCCGACACGGCCGAGATCCGCGCGCTGCTCGCCGCGACGCCCGGCGTGCGCGACGTGCACGACCTGCGCACGCGCAAGATGGGCGATGCCGCGCTCGTCGATGCGCACATCCTCGTCGATCCGAAGATCTCCGTCTCCGAAGGGCATTACATCGCCGAGACCGCGCGGGCGCGTGTGTTGTCCGACCCGCGCGTGCTCGATGCGTTGATCCACGTCGACCCGGAGAACGATGCGGCGCGCCGTCCGGCGCTCGCGTTGCCGCCGCGCGGCGAGCTCGCGGCGCGGCTCGAGGCCGCGCTCGCGCAGCGCGGGCTGCGCGCGGCGGCGATCAACCTGCATTACCTGAGTACGGGGCTCGAGGTCGACGTGACGCTCGACAGCGATCCGCGCGACACCGATGCGGCGCTGACCGGCCGGCTCGACATCGATACGCTGAAGCGCGAGTTCGGCGCGCGCCGGATCAGCTTCACGCGCACGTTGTCCGCGCGGACTTGA
- a CDS encoding H-NS family nucleoid-associated regulatory protein, translating to MSSYKDLLAQREKLEKQIEEAKSREYAEVLNDVKQKIADYGFSLAELGLSRAKAGKVGRPRAGVAAKYRDPETGATWSGRGKPPRWIAGKNREQFAI from the coding sequence ATGTCTTCTTACAAGGACCTGCTGGCCCAGCGGGAGAAGCTGGAGAAGCAAATCGAAGAAGCGAAGTCGCGTGAATACGCTGAAGTACTGAATGACGTGAAGCAGAAAATTGCCGACTACGGCTTTTCGCTCGCCGAACTCGGTCTCAGCCGCGCGAAGGCCGGCAAGGTCGGTCGTCCGCGCGCAGGCGTGGCGGCAAAGTACCGCGATCCGGAAACGGGCGCGACGTGGTCGGGTCGTGGCAAGCCGCCGCGCTGGATCGCCGGCAAGAACCGCGAACAGTTCGCGATTTAA
- a CDS encoding exonuclease: MNQTAIPEIYVSTDVEADGPIPGPHSMLSFASAAYTEDKQLIATFSANLETLPGAHAHPVQEAWWKTEPEAWAACRRDLQAPDAALVAYVEWVEALPGKPVFVAMPAGFDFTFMFWYMMRFAGRCPFSWSALDIKTLAFAMTGLPYRKAIKPRFPKHWFDDHPHTHVALDDAIEQGALFCNMLADLRRQQAALAGLAVSDTDRSESAGAGQNPTDPRAN, from the coding sequence ATGAACCAGACCGCCATCCCGGAAATTTACGTCAGCACCGACGTCGAGGCCGACGGCCCGATTCCCGGCCCGCACTCGATGCTGAGCTTCGCGTCGGCCGCCTATACCGAGGACAAGCAGCTGATCGCGACGTTCTCGGCGAACCTCGAGACGCTGCCCGGCGCACACGCGCACCCGGTGCAGGAAGCCTGGTGGAAGACCGAGCCGGAAGCCTGGGCCGCCTGCCGGCGCGATCTGCAGGCGCCCGACGCGGCGCTGGTCGCCTACGTCGAATGGGTCGAGGCGCTGCCCGGCAAGCCGGTGTTCGTCGCGATGCCGGCCGGCTTCGATTTCACGTTCATGTTCTGGTACATGATGCGTTTCGCGGGGCGCTGCCCGTTCTCGTGGTCGGCGCTCGACATCAAGACGCTCGCGTTCGCGATGACCGGCCTGCCGTACCGCAAGGCGATCAAGCCGCGCTTTCCGAAGCACTGGTTCGACGACCATCCGCACACGCACGTCGCGCTCGACGACGCGATCGAGCAAGGCGCGCTGTTCTGCAACATGCTCGCCGACCTGCGCCGGCAGCAAGCCGCGCTCGCGGGCCTGGCCGTGTCGGATACCGATCGGTCGGAAAGCGCGGGGGCGGGACAAAATCCCACGGATCCGCGAGCAAATTAG